The following are encoded in a window of bacterium genomic DNA:
- the dnaX gene encoding DNA polymerase III subunit gamma/tau has translation MALAIYRKYRPKSFDELLGQKEIIEVLRNAARQNKIAHAYLFYGPKGTGKTTVARLVAKLANCETRKEDKAFGQKGEPCNKCAHCSEIDSGRALDVIEIDAASNRGIDDVRELREGIRLSPSSYDYKVVILDEVHMLSRDAFNALLKTLEEPPAHAIIILATTELEKVPPTIISRTQRFHFRKLTVEEIIEKLNRIAATEKFKVAEDAIELIAASAEGSLRDAESLLDQMASIKTEISVEDIEKIIGKVGLARTADFSELVLSTDLAGALKYISDLNSGGYNLVDFNKELINYWRRLLSLKFDPKLDELYKNELTKKELEKMKAQSVKVVADKHINFIKSLIRAYSEMRYSPFAIVPLEIAIIENLQK, from the coding sequence ATGGCACTCGCTATATATAGAAAGTACCGCCCGAAAAGTTTTGACGAGCTTTTGGGTCAAAAAGAAATAATCGAGGTACTCCGCAACGCGGCGCGGCAAAATAAAATCGCCCACGCCTATCTTTTCTATGGCCCAAAGGGCACCGGCAAAACCACCGTCGCCCGCCTCGTTGCCAAACTCGCCAACTGCGAGACTCGCAAAGAAGACAAAGCTTTCGGCCAGAAAGGCGAACCCTGCAACAAATGCGCTCACTGTTCGGAGATAGATTCCGGCCGGGCGCTAGACGTAATTGAAATTGACGCCGCCTCCAACCGCGGCATAGACGACGTGCGCGAACTGCGCGAAGGCATCCGCCTCTCCCCTTCTTCTTACGACTACAAGGTGGTCATTCTAGACGAGGTCCACATGTTGAGCCGCGACGCATTTAACGCGCTTTTGAAAACTCTGGAAGAGCCGCCGGCGCACGCGATAATTATTTTGGCGACCACCGAACTGGAAAAGGTCCCTCCGACCATCATCTCCCGCACCCAGCGATTTCATTTCCGAAAACTGACCGTGGAAGAAATTATTGAGAAGTTGAACCGGATTGCCGCCACGGAAAAATTCAAAGTCGCCGAAGATGCCATAGAATTGATTGCCGCCTCAGCCGAAGGTAGCTTGCGCGACGCCGAATCTCTGCTGGACCAGATGGCCAGCATCAAAACGGAGATCTCCGTTGAAGATATAGAAAAAATTATCGGCAAAGTGGGCCTCGCTCGCACTGCCGACTTCTCCGAACTGGTACTCTCCACCGATCTAGCGGGCGCTTTGAAATATATTTCCGACCTGAACTCGGGCGGCTATAACTTAGTGGACTTCAACAAGGAACTGATAAATTACTGGCGCCGGTTGTTGAGTCTGAAATTTGACCCAAAGCTGGATGAGTTATATAAAAACGAACTGACGAAAAAAGAATTGGAAAAAATGAAAGCGCAAAGCGTGAAAGTCGTCGCCGATAAACACATTAATTTCATAAAATCCCTCATCCGCGCCTACAGCGAAATGCGCTACTCCCCTTTTGCAATCGTCCCGCTGGAAATCGCGATAATTGAGAATTTGCAGAAATAG
- a CDS encoding segregation/condensation protein A: MTNYEVKTQQFAGPLGKLLELIEEKKLEITAVSLAEVTADFLRYVKTLEKTAPGVIADFLVVAAKLVLIKSKALLPMLELSKDEEEDIKDLEGRLRIYREFKQASGFIKNLWDRNVSAYARPLFFSLGEQSIFYPPEDLKISDLARAVNNLAAILKVLLPEEQTVKRTVVTIEQKMEELLNRFKDAGQHSFRTMSGQKARHEVIILFLAILHLLKERIINVEQGSQFEDMVIQKSNG, from the coding sequence ATGACCAATTACGAAGTTAAAACACAACAATTTGCCGGGCCACTTGGGAAGCTGCTGGAATTAATCGAAGAAAAAAAGTTGGAGATCACCGCCGTCAGTTTGGCGGAGGTTACTGCCGACTTTTTACGATATGTGAAAACGTTAGAGAAAACGGCTCCAGGAGTGATTGCCGATTTTTTGGTGGTGGCGGCGAAATTGGTGCTTATAAAATCAAAAGCGCTTTTACCGATGTTGGAGCTTTCTAAAGATGAGGAAGAAGATATTAAAGATTTGGAGGGCAGATTGAGAATTTATCGCGAGTTCAAGCAGGCGAGTGGGTTCATTAAAAATCTTTGGGATAGGAATGTTTCCGCCTATGCGAGGCCGTTGTTTTTTAGCTTAGGCGAGCAATCAATTTTTTATCCTCCGGAAGATTTGAAAATTTCTGATCTGGCTCGCGCCGTGAATAATCTGGCGGCAATTTTAAAAGTATTGTTGCCGGAAGAGCAAACCGTCAAAAGGACGGTGGTAACTATTGAACAAAAGATGGAAGAGCTGTTAAATAGATTTAAAGATGCTGGTCAGCACAGCTTTCGCACAATGTCCGGCCAGAAGGCTCGGCATGAAGTAATTATTTTATTTTTGGCTATTCTGCATCTTTTGAAAGAGCGTATTATTAATGTTGAACAGGGGAGTCAGTTTGAAGACATGGTTATTCAAAAATCTAATGGCTGA
- a CDS encoding ATP-binding cassette domain-containing protein codes for MAKEKEAKQPQKEAKNYDHGDVVLRFNKVTFGFTAAKTLLDEVDFSIREGAKMTLMGQNGAGKSTIFKMISGEVEPEEGAINIKDGATIATAKQVIPRDQLDLTVIQFFEKAFQEKVYDIEPKVKKILNVVNLKFDEKKKVREFSGGQQARLLLAFALIQNPDILLLDEPTNNLDKEGIERLTKFLVDYEKTCIVISHDAKFLNAFTHGVLYLDSFTRKMEQYVGDYLDVVAEIARRIERERQANVRLERDITNRKEQFNFFAQKGGKMRDVARKMGEAIEELESQLVDMRQEDKTIRNFAIPVQTFIDSELPEWKIAEIKAVTVMENHKPTQKKVNVILKRKNKLLLKGPNGIGKSTFLQLIASGKAKGASISDGVKIGYYQQDFAGLDFEQTVYKSLADVMEGGSEESLRSAAANFLLTDDLLKNKVGSLSEGQKGLLSFARFVLQRPGLLILDEPTNHINFRHLPVIAEALSKYDGAMIVVSHMKEFAAQINFDYQLDMGELRT; via the coding sequence ATGGCTAAGGAGAAGGAAGCTAAACAACCGCAAAAAGAGGCTAAAAACTACGACCACGGAGATGTGGTTTTAAGGTTTAATAAAGTTACTTTCGGATTCACAGCCGCCAAGACTCTTTTGGATGAGGTGGATTTTAGCATACGGGAAGGAGCCAAAATGACTTTAATGGGGCAGAACGGCGCCGGAAAAAGTACCATTTTCAAAATGATTTCCGGAGAGGTGGAGCCGGAAGAAGGCGCAATTAATATAAAAGACGGCGCGACTATTGCTACTGCTAAGCAGGTAATTCCTCGTGATCAGTTGGATTTGACGGTAATTCAATTTTTCGAAAAGGCATTTCAGGAGAAGGTTTATGATATTGAGCCGAAGGTAAAGAAAATCTTGAATGTGGTGAATTTGAAGTTCGATGAAAAAAAGAAAGTCCGGGAATTTTCCGGCGGCCAACAGGCGCGTTTATTGTTGGCCTTTGCGTTGATTCAAAATCCGGATATTTTGTTGCTCGATGAGCCGACTAACAATCTCGACAAAGAGGGCATTGAGCGATTAACGAAGTTTTTGGTGGATTATGAAAAGACTTGCATTGTTATTTCTCACGACGCGAAATTTTTAAATGCATTTACGCATGGGGTTTTATATCTGGATTCTTTTACCAGAAAAATGGAGCAGTATGTCGGTGATTATTTGGATGTGGTGGCGGAAATCGCCCGTCGGATTGAAAGGGAGCGTCAGGCCAACGTTCGTTTGGAGCGGGATATTACTAATCGCAAAGAACAATTCAATTTTTTCGCCCAGAAAGGAGGCAAGATGCGTGATGTGGCCCGCAAGATGGGAGAGGCGATAGAAGAACTGGAATCCCAACTGGTGGATATGAGACAGGAAGACAAAACAATTCGGAATTTTGCGATTCCGGTACAGACTTTCATAGATTCCGAATTGCCGGAATGGAAGATTGCCGAGATTAAAGCCGTGACGGTGATGGAAAATCACAAGCCGACTCAAAAAAAGGTTAATGTCATTTTGAAGCGGAAAAACAAATTACTTTTAAAAGGTCCGAACGGAATCGGTAAGAGTACTTTTTTGCAGCTGATTGCTTCCGGAAAAGCTAAAGGGGCTTCAATTAGCGATGGTGTGAAAATCGGATACTATCAGCAGGATTTTGCCGGCTTGGATTTTGAGCAGACGGTTTATAAATCTCTGGCGGATGTTATGGAAGGGGGATCGGAAGAGTCTTTGCGTTCGGCAGCGGCGAATTTTCTTTTGACTGATGATCTTCTGAAAAATAAAGTTGGTTCGTTGTCGGAGGGTCAGAAAGGGCTCCTTTCTTTCGCCCGCTTCGTTCTGCAGAGGCCGGGATTATTGATTTTAGATGAGCCGACTAACCATATTAATTTCCGTCATCTGCCGGTCATCGCCGAAGCATTGAGTAAATATGATGGCGCGATGATTGTAGTCAGTCACATGAAGGAATTCGCCGCGCAGATTAATTTTGATTATCAGTTGGATATGGGGGAGCTCCGCACCTAG
- a CDS encoding NTP transferase domain-containing protein: protein MSSQLVILAGGQGKRMNHHLPKPLVPIAGKSIIERLLERMRDLFPKPVIVIGHKSQEIRNALGSSYTYAEQKEQRGTGDALLSAKEALSDFETIVVIPGDNPLVSRETIEAMLADQEGNNSVMAMATIKVPNFENEFKVCERYGRVIRSSDGSANRIVEFKDATDEEKKITEVNPSYYVFDTNWLWENIGKIKPNNAAGEYYLTDLLNIATEQGHKVPAVKVKNPIEGMGVNNPEELAIVEKYIQNL from the coding sequence ATGTCTAGCCAATTAGTAATTCTGGCGGGTGGTCAGGGAAAACGGATGAATCATCACCTGCCCAAACCGCTCGTTCCTATCGCAGGCAAAAGCATAATTGAGCGACTTCTGGAGCGAATGCGCGACCTCTTCCCGAAACCGGTGATTGTCATCGGCCACAAAAGCCAGGAAATCAGGAATGCTCTCGGATCTTCATACACCTACGCCGAGCAGAAGGAACAGCGTGGCACAGGCGACGCCCTGCTATCAGCCAAAGAAGCTCTATCCGATTTTGAAACCATCGTGGTAATTCCCGGAGACAATCCCCTGGTCAGCCGGGAAACAATAGAAGCAATGCTCGCCGATCAGGAGGGAAACAACAGCGTGATGGCAATGGCAACGATTAAGGTACCGAATTTCGAAAATGAATTTAAAGTCTGCGAACGCTATGGGCGGGTCATCCGAAGCAGTGATGGTTCGGCCAACCGAATCGTGGAGTTCAAAGATGCCACAGACGAAGAGAAAAAGATCACCGAAGTTAATCCTAGTTATTATGTTTTTGATACCAATTGGCTCTGGGAAAATATCGGAAAAATAAAACCCAATAACGCCGCCGGCGAGTATTATTTAACTGATCTTTTGAATATCGCAACCGAGCAGGGTCATAAAGTCCCGGCCGTTAAAGTAAAAAATCCTATTGAAGGAATGGGTGTAAATAACCCGGAGGAGCTCGCGATAGTTGAGAAATATATTCAAAATTTGTAA
- a CDS encoding fatty acid desaturase, which produces MNLFIAAICYVLVAHQMDGLLTSIYLHRAMTHQGIKLNSAVAFMMRVWLWLFTWQAMRSWVAVHRKHHRFTDVEGDPHSPVLIGLWRLFWTHEKYYTEAANNAQLVEEYCWGIPKTKADVLLENGPLGVAIGFVASMSAFGLLYGWWGVLAGGLAFVAQLYLYLRTAAAINSIGHTRGYKNFDNTATNVWWLGLWGAGEGWHNNHHHDQNSPKLGFLKSEFDPSWVVIWALIKLRLAVKVKPTINERMEKQKSRV; this is translated from the coding sequence ATGAATCTTTTCATCGCAGCGATCTGCTATGTTTTGGTTGCTCATCAGATGGACGGCCTACTCACTTCTATCTATTTGCATCGGGCTATGACTCATCAAGGAATCAAATTGAATTCGGCTGTGGCATTTATGATGAGGGTTTGGCTCTGGTTGTTTACCTGGCAGGCGATGAGAAGCTGGGTGGCAGTACATCGCAAGCATCACCGTTTTACTGACGTTGAAGGAGATCCCCATAGCCCGGTACTAATTGGTCTTTGGCGTCTTTTCTGGACGCATGAAAAGTATTACACCGAGGCGGCTAACAACGCGCAATTGGTGGAGGAGTATTGCTGGGGCATTCCGAAAACGAAAGCGGATGTTCTTTTGGAAAATGGACCGCTTGGCGTAGCTATCGGATTTGTTGCTTCAATGTCGGCATTCGGTTTGCTTTACGGCTGGTGGGGCGTTCTGGCGGGTGGCCTCGCTTTCGTGGCCCAACTCTACCTTTATTTGAGAACTGCTGCGGCCATCAATAGCATTGGCCATACGCGTGGGTATAAAAATTTTGATAATACGGCTACCAATGTTTGGTGGCTGGGATTGTGGGGTGCCGGAGAAGGGTGGCACAACAATCATCATCATGATCAGAATTCGCCCAAGCTTGGATTTCTCAAGAGTGAATTTGATCCCTCTTGGGTAGTTATCTGGGCTTTGATTAAGTTGCGGTTGGCCGTGAAAGTTAAGCCAACAATTAACGAAAGAATGGAAAAACAAAAATCCCGCGTTTAG
- a CDS encoding serine hydrolase yields the protein MTKEHKEHNFHGLFFTIVVFILVLAGGARGHSQREQIRQADRISGVISRDNILAKAVVIPDLISKRGALLVKVTESAILTPSISGISALVQEIGIIKPVFSFNSQKQWSAASLAKLVTAVVAIENLSSDQIIKVSPAAIATESSAGNLVSGKSYPLMDLLRVMMVFSSNDAAVAIAEHFGKENFVSMMNKKASEMGMSNTRFFDSSGLSPLDLTTAEDLNRLVNYIFTRHINLLTLSQEKIEGATHPFAGYSNFIGGKTGFIDEAGGNLVSLFNYRNRAFAVIVLGSKQRAEDTEILSDWFLVDN from the coding sequence ATGACCAAGGAACACAAGGAGCATAATTTTCACGGTTTATTTTTTACGATTGTGGTTTTTATTTTGGTTTTAGCCGGAGGCGCGCGCGGGCACAGTCAGCGTGAGCAGATCCGTCAGGCTGATAGAATATCAGGTGTTATCTCGCGAGATAACATACTAGCCAAAGCGGTCGTTATTCCTGATCTGATTTCCAAGAGGGGCGCTTTATTAGTGAAAGTAACAGAGTCGGCAATTCTTACCCCCTCCATTTCAGGAATTTCCGCCTTAGTACAAGAAATTGGAATTATTAAGCCGGTGTTTAGTTTTAATTCTCAAAAACAATGGTCGGCCGCCTCTTTGGCCAAGTTAGTTACGGCCGTGGTGGCGATCGAAAATTTAAGCAGTGATCAGATTATTAAGGTGAGCCCGGCTGCAATCGCCACGGAAAGTTCTGCCGGTAATTTAGTCAGCGGGAAATCTTATCCACTTATGGATCTTTTGAGGGTGATGATGGTTTTTTCCAGTAATGACGCAGCAGTAGCTATCGCAGAGCATTTCGGGAAAGAAAATTTTGTATCGATGATGAATAAAAAGGCATCGGAGATGGGAATGTCTAATACCCGATTCTTTGATTCAAGCGGACTTTCGCCGCTGGATTTGACCACCGCAGAAGATTTGAATCGTCTTGTGAATTATATATTCACAAGACATATAAACCTATTAACTCTCTCGCAAGAAAAAATCGAAGGCGCGACCCATCCTTTTGCGGGATATTCTAATTTTATCGGCGGGAAAACCGGATTTATTGATGAGGCAGGTGGTAACTTGGTATCATTATTCAATTATCGCAACCGCGCGTTCGCGGTCATCGTTCTGGGAAGCAAACAGCGGGCGGAAGATACTGAGATTTTAAGTGACTGGTTTCTAGTCGATAATTAA
- a CDS encoding phosphoglycerate mutase family protein, whose protein sequence is MAMPRSLLLVRHGESEGNVAKKLSEKRDHSLFTEAFMKRHSSTFRLTNKGRKQAEMAGDWIRKNVGLEFDRCYTSVYLRAIETACILQLPFAEWRAEIFLRERDWGDLDVVSQEEKETKYKEIMEARKSDGIFWRPPNGESMSNLCIRVDRVIQTMARECSGKNVIVVCHGETMRAFRIILERMSPWEYARLDASTDKKDRILNCQILQYTREDRVFSTNPAIGGATKKSKKLLPHFTWMRSVCPTNTALSSNIWTPIQRKKYSNSDLWEIAEQTKRMIE, encoded by the coding sequence ATGGCAATGCCAAGGAGTCTACTGCTGGTGCGCCACGGAGAATCGGAAGGTAACGTCGCAAAAAAATTATCTGAAAAACGCGACCACAGTCTATTCACGGAAGCGTTTATGAAACGCCACAGCTCCACTTTCCGCCTTACAAACAAAGGCAGGAAGCAGGCAGAAATGGCCGGCGATTGGATTCGCAAGAACGTTGGCTTAGAATTCGACCGATGTTACACATCCGTATATCTACGCGCGATTGAAACAGCTTGCATCCTGCAACTTCCGTTCGCGGAATGGCGAGCAGAGATTTTTCTCCGCGAAAGGGACTGGGGCGATCTCGATGTAGTTTCTCAAGAAGAAAAGGAGACTAAATATAAAGAGATTATGGAGGCGCGGAAATCAGATGGAATATTCTGGCGGCCACCAAACGGCGAGTCTATGTCGAACCTCTGCATTAGGGTAGATCGAGTTATTCAAACGATGGCTCGTGAATGTAGCGGCAAAAATGTGATTGTAGTCTGCCACGGGGAGACAATGAGGGCTTTCCGAATCATCTTGGAAAGAATGTCGCCTTGGGAATATGCCCGCCTTGATGCCTCGACCGATAAAAAAGACCGCATTCTCAACTGCCAAATCCTACAATATACCCGAGAAGATCGAGTGTTTAGCACGAACCCCGCCATCGGCGGGGCCACTAAAAAATCCAAAAAGCTTCTCCCCCACTTCACCTGGATGCGCTCCGTCTGCCCGACCAATACCGCCTTATCGAGTAATATCTGGACACCCATCCAAAGAAAAAAATACAGCAACAGTGATCTTTGGGAAATCGCCGAACAGACAAAAAGAATGATTGAATAA
- a CDS encoding DUF5652 family protein, whose protein sequence is MVSIWKGMSMWKAAQKGDRNWFIALLILNTAGILDILYIYHFSKKNEAPAEVKQ, encoded by the coding sequence ATGGTCTCTATTTGGAAGGGAATGTCGATGTGGAAAGCGGCTCAAAAAGGAGACCGTAATTGGTTTATTGCTCTATTGATACTCAATACGGCCGGAATTTTGGACATTCTTTATATCTATCATTTCAGCAAGAAGAACGAGGCGCCTGCAGAAGTAAAGCAATAA
- the mraY gene encoding phospho-N-acetylmuramoyl-pentapeptide-transferase gives MIVLQAVRVIGLSLVSFLVALALTPLISKLLYKFHAAKQIRSSESAPIFSSLHAKKAGTPTMGGSIIWITVLGLAMFFLILDLLFDGFWTYLSFVDRAQTYLPIAAMFIAAILGLSDDILGVLKIGPYGGGLRMTQKLVLYLTLAIVGSLWFYYRLDWSVLHIPLVGNLEIGLWYIPLFVFIIVASAFSANETDGLDGLAGGVLLFAFSALTVVAFAIGRYDLAAFSGVTIGALLAFLWFNIYPARFFMGDTGSMSLGITMGVIAMLTNTTLLLPLFASVMVFESFSVIVQVLSKKFRGKKVFLSAPIHHHFEALGWPETKVTMRFWIISAIFSALGLVFFFLEKYLIS, from the coding sequence ATGATTGTTCTTCAAGCAGTCCGAGTCATAGGTCTTTCGCTAGTGTCATTTTTAGTGGCATTGGCTTTAACGCCCTTGATTTCCAAGCTGCTTTATAAATTTCACGCCGCAAAACAAATTCGTTCCAGTGAATCTGCTCCGATATTTTCCAGCTTACACGCCAAGAAAGCCGGTACGCCGACGATGGGCGGCTCGATTATTTGGATTACGGTCTTAGGTTTAGCAATGTTTTTTTTGATTCTCGATCTTCTTTTTGATGGATTCTGGACCTATTTAAGTTTCGTGGATCGGGCTCAGACTTATTTGCCGATTGCGGCTATGTTTATCGCGGCAATCTTAGGATTATCTGATGACATACTTGGGGTTCTCAAGATTGGACCCTACGGAGGGGGATTGAGGATGACTCAGAAACTGGTCCTCTATCTCACCTTGGCGATAGTTGGTTCGCTTTGGTTCTATTATCGATTGGATTGGAGCGTTCTTCATATTCCTTTGGTTGGAAATCTGGAAATTGGCTTATGGTATATACCGCTATTCGTATTTATTATCGTAGCCAGCGCTTTTTCAGCCAATGAGACTGATGGCTTGGATGGTTTGGCTGGAGGGGTTTTGCTTTTCGCTTTTTCGGCGCTTACGGTCGTGGCCTTCGCCATCGGTCGCTATGATTTGGCAGCTTTTAGCGGCGTTACCATCGGCGCCCTGCTCGCGTTTTTATGGTTCAATATCTATCCGGCCCGCTTTTTTATGGGAGACACCGGTTCGATGTCATTGGGAATAACCATGGGCGTAATCGCGATGCTGACCAACACCACTTTACTACTACCGCTGTTCGCTTCGGTTATGGTGTTCGAATCTTTCTCTGTTATCGTGCAGGTTCTTAGTAAGAAGTTTCGTGGGAAGAAAGTTTTTTTGTCGGCCCCTATTCATCATCATTTTGAAGCCCTGGGTTGGCCGGAAACTAAAGTTACTATGCGTTTTTGGATTATCTCCGCAATTTTTAGCGCGCTTGGCCTGGTGTTTTTCTTTTTGGAAAAGTATTTGATTTCTTAG
- a CDS encoding NUDIX domain-containing protein, translating into MAREEKARTKGTGFVKLVKKGKDGEWIELLLVHNLSKPMPDGKPKNVGWGTPGGGVREDENEYEGTLRELFEESNAFLNVVRELMKEFIGREHEFGYLEYMNEEDQKKVLTIHRFEKMPERLDSLTREIKRLKIEDPRLKPAVEERNAIITEYASAAKKFGLIKMIGQPTPENGRDGGTHTTWLFEVDAADILNIDDLGTRNEIAGNVDGWMWAMREYLEERGRNYKNSFGKPDYIYVKHLRRLGLIQD; encoded by the coding sequence ATGGCCAGAGAAGAGAAGGCTAGAACGAAAGGTACGGGATTCGTTAAGCTGGTGAAGAAAGGCAAAGATGGTGAGTGGATCGAGTTGCTTCTCGTGCACAATCTTTCCAAGCCAATGCCCGATGGCAAACCCAAGAATGTTGGCTGGGGAACACCGGGCGGTGGAGTTCGCGAAGATGAAAATGAGTATGAGGGAACGCTCCGTGAGTTGTTTGAAGAAAGCAATGCATTCCTCAATGTCGTCAGAGAGCTGATGAAAGAATTTATCGGACGCGAGCATGAGTTCGGCTATCTGGAGTATATGAACGAGGAAGATCAGAAAAAAGTTCTCACCATTCACCGGTTTGAAAAAATGCCGGAAAGGCTGGACAGTCTCACAAGGGAGATCAAGCGACTGAAGATCGAAGATCCTCGGCTGAAGCCGGCTGTTGAGGAACGCAATGCGATCATCACGGAATATGCCTCTGCCGCAAAGAAATTCGGCCTGATAAAAATGATCGGCCAGCCGACGCCAGAAAATGGCCGCGACGGTGGGACTCATACGACCTGGCTGTTTGAGGTAGATGCCGCCGACATCCTCAACATCGATGATCTAGGAACTCGCAACGAGATCGCCGGGAACGTAGACGGCTGGATGTGGGCGATGCGCGAATATCTCGAAGAGCGCGGAAGAAATTACAAGAACTCTTTCGGCAAACCCGACTACATCTACGTAAAACACCTGCGCCGTCTTGGATTGATTCAAGACTAA
- a CDS encoding SMC-Scp complex subunit ScpB has translation MAEIIAKIEALLFIYGDAIGLKKIAQTLKASEEDVEAALKKLAEELKAGNRGLFLVYDKEKVQLTTKPDFSSLLETVMKEELRENLTPAALETLSIVAYAGPMTRAELDYIRGVNSSFSLRNLSIRGLVERYPDPKRGNVYLYKPNFELLKFLGVARVEDLPDYEKFQSLISKLRNPAEVGPPPAAPETSAGLPTE, from the coding sequence ATGGCTGAAATAATAGCTAAAATTGAGGCGCTACTTTTTATCTACGGAGATGCAATTGGTTTAAAAAAGATTGCACAAACTTTAAAGGCTTCTGAAGAAGATGTAGAGGCGGCGCTTAAGAAATTAGCGGAAGAGTTGAAGGCCGGGAATCGCGGACTTTTTTTGGTTTACGATAAAGAAAAAGTTCAACTAACTACCAAGCCAGACTTCTCTTCTTTGCTGGAGACAGTGATGAAAGAAGAATTGCGGGAAAATCTGACACCGGCCGCCCTAGAGACGCTTTCCATCGTCGCTTATGCCGGCCCGATGACTCGCGCAGAGCTGGATTATATCCGAGGCGTCAATTCCAGCTTCAGCTTGCGGAATCTTTCTATCCGAGGGCTTGTGGAGCGTTATCCTGACCCGAAGAGGGGGAATGTTTATTTGTATAAGCCTAACTTCGAGCTTTTGAAGTTTTTGGGCGTGGCCAGAGTTGAAGATTTACCTGATTATGAAAAATTCCAGAGCCTGATATCAAAATTAAGAAATCCCGCCGAGGTTGGTCCACCCCCAGCGGCACCCGAGACTTCAGCTGGTCTCCCAACCGAATGA
- a CDS encoding putative glycoside hydrolase: protein MIISIGIFLAGLGLFLFSQESNKIIILSTEDMGVEKKVAPAEPVVPKIVDIAPQKPLINPPEKIKAIYATSWSAGSEKKLKYLIDLIKETELNAIVIDIKDYSGYVAYNTDLELPKKYDAIEIRIPKLNQLVKRFHDEGIYVIGRISVFQDQRLALARPDLALYSSSTGGLWKDFKGLMWMDTASTEVWQYNADIAKEILARGVDEANFDYIRFASDGDMDDIKYPFWDEKTLKTKIVRQFLEYLHAQIPDGKISGDLFGLVTINKDGLGIGQHLEFALPYLDAIAPMTYPSHYFTGFIGFEKPAEYPYEVIKYSMDTAVKRIEEFKVYASTTPIRAKLRPWFQDFDLGADYDAVKVKAQIQAWEDSVAGHPDLDGGWMLWNASNIYTKDALKPETP, encoded by the coding sequence ATGATAATTTCAATAGGGATATTTTTAGCCGGCCTCGGGCTTTTTTTATTTTCACAGGAATCCAATAAGATAATTATTCTATCTACGGAAGACATGGGGGTAGAGAAAAAAGTTGCTCCGGCGGAACCGGTTGTTCCAAAAATTGTTGATATTGCCCCGCAGAAGCCACTGATCAATCCTCCGGAAAAAATCAAAGCTATCTACGCTACTAGCTGGTCAGCCGGCAGTGAAAAAAAATTAAAATATTTAATTGATCTGATAAAAGAAACGGAATTAAATGCGATAGTTATTGATATTAAGGATTATTCCGGTTACGTGGCATACAACACTGATTTAGAGCTTCCTAAAAAATACGACGCTATTGAAATTAGAATTCCCAAGCTGAACCAACTAGTGAAGCGTTTTCATGACGAAGGAATTTATGTAATCGGCCGTATTTCGGTCTTTCAGGATCAACGTCTGGCCTTGGCCCGTCCGGACCTCGCTCTTTATAGTTCTTCAACCGGAGGACTATGGAAAGATTTCAAAGGTTTGATGTGGATGGATACGGCTTCTACGGAAGTTTGGCAATACAATGCCGATATCGCTAAAGAGATTCTGGCCAGGGGAGTGGATGAGGCGAATTTTGATTATATTCGTTTTGCTTCCGACGGCGATATGGATGATATCAAGTATCCTTTTTGGGATGAGAAAACTTTAAAAACGAAAATCGTTCGGCAATTTCTTGAGTATCTTCACGCGCAGATTCCTGACGGTAAAATTTCCGGTGATTTGTTCGGATTGGTGACTATAAACAAAGACGGATTGGGCATCGGTCAGCATCTGGAATTCGCTCTGCCGTACTTAGATGCCATCGCTCCGATGACTTACCCATCTCATTACTTCACGGGATTCATCGGATTTGAAAAGCCGGCAGAGTATCCTTATGAAGTGATAAAATACTCTATGGACACTGCGGTGAAAAGAATTGAAGAATTTAAAGTCTATGCTTCTACTACTCCGATTCGGGCCAAGCTTCGGCCGTGGTTTCAGGATTTTGATTTGGGGGCTGACTATGACGCCGTGAAAGTGAAGGCCCAGATTCAGGCTTGGGAAGATTCAGTAGCCGGCCACCCCGATCTTGATGGCGGCTGGATGCTTTGGAACGCATCAAACATTTATACTAAAGATGCGCTGAAGCCTGAAACGCCATAG